The Quercus robur chromosome 3, dhQueRobu3.1, whole genome shotgun sequence DNA segment ATGTTAATATATTAAGAGATTTTCGTtaacattttatgtaatattattaattcaaatagtataaaaaaaaattattcattgtTTCACTGATAAAGCCTATTGATTAGCCACAAttggaagcaaaaaaaaaaaaatctaggattataattatgtttttgttaaactgttaattttatctaatattttaaataacaatacttAAGAGTTTCCATGcatcacaataataataattacggGCCTAGCACTAgcaatttggtttttttgtgaagctcatgtcaaatttattatcaagtccataaaCAAGTCTAGGTCCAGCTTATTTTGTATCAAGCCCTAATGTTCATGAGTTTAttcataaacaattttttttgcttgggtttGGCTCATTAATTATATAAACCTACAACTAAGACTTAAACTTAACTcgtttataaacaaataaatatgaataagtttttttattgGATCAAGTCATGAACGACTTGATTCATTTACAAGCCTAATCTTAATCATCAGAGGTGATTTGTTAATGTTAGGTAAGTGCCTTGGTGGTTGATTTGATCCACATAGTTGACCAAATCATAGAAATACTAGGACTTAAAAAGTAGCTAACTAGGTCTTTCGTTTTTGTGATGTGCGGCAAACGTAACCACAACACGAGTTAATCTTGCTCCTGATATGTGCAGCCTTAGTTTCTCAAGAGTACACACACAAATTTGGCCTTTTGCACACCATatttaaagaataagaaattctTTTGGTGTACTAGTTGAGATGACAGAGAGCTCTTTGCATGTATTTGATGTTTGAGTTTTGTGAGCATCTTTTGTGACACATTTGTTATCTCCCTATATTCTTAGTGAAGTTTCTCCTCAATGTCTCTCATAGACACAAGCCTAAAGACGAAccatataaatttttgtgttcctGTATGATCGtttcttctatttctatttcacataaATCCACTATCAGTGGAGACACCCAGGTATCAAAGCATTTTATAGTTGAACAAATTGGTATAAGAGTTGTGCTTTCTTTATTTGGATTGGGGGTCATTTAAGTTTTGCAGAGTTCTATaatttaaaatacatattaCGAATCTCTCATATAAAGGATATATTTTTAAGTCGAagtcattcttcttcttcttcttcttcttcttcttcttcttctttgagaAAGGAAGTCATTCAATTTGGGTCTCTACGTGAGCTCGAATTTGGATCAAATACTGTATATTAACAATCTGGCTGGGCCCATGGCCAACCCAATCCCTCCCTCTCTAAATTTCCCtctatttgatttgatttatttattatttattactctttttagtttttttactactcagtaggaaattttgAAATCCGGACCCTAGCACTTCCAGGAAATTTTCTTCACAAATGCTAAAGTGATCATAACATAGCAGATGTCTTGAAGCATTATACAAAAATGCAGGATGCTGCACACAACTTGAACAAACATTCAAAGAAAGAATACCATGTAAAAGTGAAAGATATCAAATGGAGAAAGTTTATacaattattgttattttttggataaattggagaaagtttaaactattattatcattatcttTTGTTTTACAATTTAGCCAAATAATTCTTGTACAaatcaaaacttagagaaacAAACAGAACCAATCCCAGGGAAGGCTACTAGCATGTACCATCCATATAATTAACCAACAATTCCTGGATCATGCCTCTATCTGGCATTTTCCCTGCAGCACCATATACGGGAGCTAGCCCTCCGCTTATTGGACCCGGATTTTCTTTTACCTGAGATCAGTACATGTTTATGCCATTACTCAAGTAGTAAAAACTAAATGAATTCAATTCTCAATAATGGGCTCTGATCAAAATGACAGAAGGGTAAGTATTTCACAGGTAAGAACAACTTACAGTCTTCACAGATTCCGTCAAATCCCTTAGGAATTCCTCAACAATTGGTACATGTTGAAGAGTCAGACACATGTGAATGCTGATTCAGCACAAAGTAATACAGATTTCAGTATTTAGAAACAGACCAACTCCAAGCTAAGAAAATGTATTTACCATATAACCGTAAAGTTTTAAGTCATGAAAAGACCAATATAGAGTAAAAGACATTCAGTGTAGCCAATAAAAGAAATGATCCACCCATTAGGATCgtccaaaaattcaaattcaaaggaaaattatttttacaccCTATATCAGTAAGTTGAGCACTGACTTGTCATTAGAATTGAACATTTTCCCCCAGTGGAGAAAGAACTCAAGAAGGGAGGggggaagctgccataagactatttcacaaaatataTGCTTCAGTTTTATCTTTTCTTGTGTTAAAAAAGTTGATATACAAATGCTACCTGTTGGGTCTTTGCAGTGCATTCAAATGCCAGCCTTTGGATGACATTGTATCATTAACTTCAAATATATCCACAACATTAGATCCAAATGCCACAATCGTCATGTCTGGCCTTCCAATAATAAACAACTCAGGAATTTCCTCTATCCTGTACATAAAAAGGCTGTTACTTTCAAAGTCAGAACAATACCTCCCTCCTTCAAAACTGAAGAGGGAGAAACAGAGTTGAAAATAACAGATACCCCTGCCAAGAGCCTCATGGCTATGTGGTACTGTCTGGTCTACTCATGGGAAGAACTTGGGTTCAAAATCAAATCCCCTCCCCCAGTTGTtataaggaagaagaaagaaagaaatataccCCTTTTGTAGCCTCTTTGATACTTCCATGATCTTTTTCGTGTTCTCCAAGTACCCTATAGAATTTTGGAACAATAATCAGCACACAAGCCAAGCCTTCAGCACATTCCAGTTAGCAATGTTACAAAGCAAACACCTCCTAGCTTCAGGTGTTGCATTCTCTCACCTTCTTCCCCCAAAGACATCATTGCTGCCCAGGCCCCAGCAATCAAACCACCAGGCCTGCTCCCAGCAATCGTGGGAGATACGTACAACCCTCCTGACCACTCAGTAACTGCAGCATGGATAAAATCAAAAGTGGGAACAACAATTCATTACCAAATAAATCAGTAAGGGCAGTTGTACaggattttataaattaattccACCAACCAAGTAGAACATGTTTTGCTTGGTACAATACTCTCTTTGAAAAACATCAATTATGCTAAGACCTGCTTCAATCTCCACAATGGCTTTTGCTTATGAAATGCACAAAATGGCCCACATTTTTTAAGCAATAAAATTGCTATAAATAGTTATTAAATTTGCATATAATACTTAAATAATCATGCAAATATCATGGAAAATTAGCCTCATGCTTTAATAATGCATGTTTTCTATGATTTATATTCAAATGATGGAGACACCACTATAGTGTATAATGTTCACAAATTCTTTCCATATTGTCATGCAAGCCAAGAGCATTCATCCAGTGTGATTTTGATCAAATCATTATGCATCCATGAGACCATTTCAACACAGACTTGTTGAAAGTCCCCCaaagagaaaagaggaaaaagtcAAAGTATATATACGTGAAGACTTGACTTACAAgactaattttgttttttgaataaaagaatTTGTACTTACCAGCAACAAATTGGTGCTGTTGGAAAGAAGTAAAAAAGCCAGCATTTCCACCAACCAAGATGCCATGAAAGAAAAGCACAttaaaaagaattcaaaatcaAGAAGTAAAAATAAGAGTGACAGTAAATTTTTGAACTATACAAATGTAATAAAGAATaatgtatatacacacacacatacatactaggaaaatagataaaaattaagGCAAGtaatttggaatttgaaaattttgaaatggaaaaaTGAGCGATAGAACTCTCTGTCTGCTTCCTGTTCAAGATGCAAACTACAGTTGTCTAAACAAATGATTGATTACCTTTCTGATATCATGATTTTTATACAGCACTACACTTGTTCCTTTGGGAGCCAACCCATATTTATGCACATCCACTGATATTGAGGTCACTCCTTTAATAGTAAAATCAAAAGGTGGGATTGGGTACCTGAAATTTAgggttttaaataaataaataaaaatgaaaataaaaattaaaggtgGAAGCAGAACAAGCAACCATCAAAAGATAGACTGAgctaataaaaatagaaacagCCTGCCATACCCAAGTTTACGAGCAAAAGGTAGTACAAAGCCACCAAGACAAAGGTCAACATGGAGACAAATTCCGAAGCTAGTAGCTAATTCACCAAGATCCTATGAAATAAATTTCCACAATTTGTTCAAGTATTTagaaatccaaaatttaaaagagacaataatttttgttaatagTTAGCTACGCACACACTCATTGGATTTTGAAagacctcaccctccatcccattattGTAGAAAGAGGTTGTAGAAAGAGGAAGCACCAGTTGAGCCAATAAATTTACATGAACAAGTTAAGGTCACATGCTTTTCTCATCATTACtgataaagaaaaatacataccTCAATAGGGTCAATGATACCATGAGGAAACCCAGGCGCAGATCCAACAATCTGCAAGATCAAAAAATTCTGGTTGGTTCAAGTGGCAAATGTAAATTTAAGTTGGAAAAAGCCTACTCAGACACACAAGAGGGTACACCaagaaattttgtattttgggCCTTTTTCTTTGGGGAAGAGGGAGCGGGGTGGGCATCactttgatttaaaaaaagcACCATCATGGAATTAAGAAGAAATAAGCAAGACTAACAAAGTAAAATCAGAATATAGTCTACAAGTGTCATACAAAAATGGTGTTTCTGTTAATACGTCGCCTAATAGCTTTGACATCTGCTTGAAATTCTTTATTCACAGGGACACGCCACAGCTTGATGTTAAAATATTGTGCAGCCTTGTCATATGCTGAGTGTGCAGATTCAGGAATTATCCTGTGCTTGGTAAGAAAATCACACACATAAATAACTTCCAAATCAAGAGTAAACTAGCAAATAACCAAAGAATTGGAACGTTATCAATACATTTCAGGTTTTGTAATTCCCTTCTTAGTTTTCATGTAGTCCCGTGATGATTTCACAGCTAATAGTATGCTTTCTGTTCCACCTGATGTCATGTTTCCACATATTTGTCCTCCTGAACCCTTCTCTTGACTGCCAAGTAGTGCAGCCGTCATTGCAACCACTTCTGCTTCAAATCGTACTACACTCTGGAATACATCCAAATGCAATGGATTGGTATGTGCAAACCTGAAAAGCAAATCAAACCAAGTAATGATGAGAGATAAAGGGTGTGTGCACAAAATGGCGTGGAAAGGAACTGATCTTATTGGATTCATCATTGCAAAGCATATGGAATCCTAactgtgaggaaaagaaaagcacCATTGAACACATATTGGGCACACATTACCAGGAAAGTGTCAACTTAAATGACAGTCCTGATTAAATTAAAAGGTTCAAAAGAagtcaatttttagttttatcatccaaactaattaatttatattttatatcacAGAATGAGTATTTCGAAGCAGAAACTACAAAgtgattttttgttaaaattcacaacattttcttaTGTTTCAGAAGAGGGTATAGAAGGGattatacttttttcttttcttttccttggtAAAGTAGGGAACCTATCTAAAGAAGAGCCCTTTGGACTCGCCTCTAGACCTAAAAGCAACTGATCCCACATGCCAAAATCCATTGCCAGGTGATTCAGGAGGATTCACCCCTGAGCATTCACTTTTAGCGGGCTAAGCCGTTTATGCTTACTGAAAGGATTATATGATGCCAAAATATAAGATTTAGTTTATGCTGCTTAAGAAATCTGCATGTCCAAGCATTTAAGAAACTGCAATTCCCTTGTGCAAACAAGGAAGCCACTTTCACAAAGAGAAGCATTCAGTGAAGAGCTGTTTGGatctttcttcaatcttaaaaataaatataaaaaataaaaattggaactTTCTTCTATCCAGCACACATGTAGAAGGTATAAACACAGAGTACATATAAACTATAGAGTCTGACAGTTGTATTGTGCTTGACATTTGAGTAGAAACCAATTCTTGGTATGGGTTAGTCTGAAGAAGACACTGGCATGACTGCCAGTAGAGAAGTCACTCAGTTGCAAAAGGATAAGCAACAAGCTTTAGCTATGACACCCAGTGCAGACTCTCTAAGTTTACCTCCACCCTTGTTTGCAATTATTATGTATCATTATTACATTGTCTGGGGCAGTTTGTAACCTATAAGGACTTGTTTATGGGCCACCACAAATACAGCACATATTACATTTGGGAGTGAGCATTAAAAACTGAACATATAGAAAGAGAAGGGGGTTATGTACTGTTATGTACAACATCTTACTAACATTGAACATGCCTCATTAATTACAGAAAAATGCCCTTCAGATTCATTTCCTCCAATGTACCTGCAAAAGAACCCATAACTTATGAAGCACAACTGCAGAAACCAGAAAtctaatttgatatttttatgtaaaagaacAAATACAAAAAGTCCATGACAGTGGTAACTAACATACACTGTACCAGAACATTTTCCTTGCCAAGCCACGTCATTTCTTTTCTCatctttcattttctctatGACTCCAACTCCTAACCCTGCCCTTGGCAACTCCGTCCTCCAAGCCGCTCGCTTCGATTTACCACCAGACTGTAACTTATCCACAACCTGCTCATTCAACCAACCATGAGTCCATGACATCCACAAAAGCATtcaattttccattaaaataaataaataagtactATATTGATTCAAAACACGCAAGAAATCGATGCTCATTgatcaaggaaaaagaaaaatagttcaGACCGTCGGATTTGGATCCAGTCGTCCAGGTCCTCTTATTCAAGCTCATTTCATTTATTGCAGAATAACAATTTGTGTAATTTTCATTTacataaacaaacaaagaacACGAATCAAATAAACACACGATGACacacttaaattaattaattaaaactgaaaattaaaaaaaaattattaaaaaaaaagaaaaaaaaaaaaagagagagacagagagaataAATTCTCATAAATAATATTCTGACCTTCTGTTTCTCGGCATCGATGTAATTCTTGACACCAGGAACCAACCTgtacaatattttcttttttcgaattaataatttaataaatccaAATAATTTTGCTAGTgaatgaaaagtaaaaaacatacTTGATGAGGGTCATGAAGAAGCCTACTAAGGTGGCCTTGAGGCCTCGTTGGTGAAGAAGAGTGAGAAACGAATGAAGCGTGCAAGCGACGAAGAAGGCGAGGAGAGGAGCGAGGAGCAGAGCCAGAGGCTCGTATTGGGATAAGAATGAGTTCGCGGAAGCTCTGAAACTAATCAGAAATGATTTCAAAGAAGAAGAATCCATAGCCAATGTATGAATACTCTTTGTTTATTTGTGTattgagagttgagagagatGATGATGAGTATGTATATTATTGATAATTGAGgttttactttatttgtttgtttgtttgtttatttatatttatttgtcgCGTGCACGTTATGCACTTCGATTTCGGCGAAGGTTGTGATGTTTTGTTGCGGTTGGTGTGTTGAGCAGTCCTGAGCTTCTTTCTTAGTGTCTAGACTCTAGTGGTCTGGTTATTCTCATTGACTTCGttatattattacaatattactatgaaaaattctagaaaaacataaaatcaCGCAACTTGCACGCAACTATTTATGCGACCGGCTGTGAATGTcggaaaaaaaagtgatgagTCATGAAAGTGATCCGCAACTAATTAAAAGTTGTGGCAATTTATGTAATACTATATAACttctttattattgttattattgtgactctgtttgtttcaatgatgatattttcttaaaaataagtcattttttataaagtattttctataaaagtatcttatttttctatgtttggtagcaattttaaataaactagTCGTTAActcgtgcatatgcacgggaatctacctatttgtgaggtagactaaaataattttataaaatattaaattgattaaaaaactacaccattgcatgattttctcttgtatgacttcaatttgtgttacaatttgatgaggaAGCCATTGCTTGAACGTGCCAtgacttacaaaaaaattgtcaaataatttcagatactacaaactcaaattcatatattaaaacttctgaaagaccaaaaaatattaaaaaataagatgatTCACGgcttataaattattgaaacaaatatatatatatatatgactaaacaatagagaaatataagagaaagatgagttacatttaaaagaataatccatgactataactattaaaatttgaaaggaatcaaaagattcagagCCTACAATTCTAcaaattatagataatatatatgtgtatgtgtgtgtgcatgCGCGCGCACGCATGTGTGTGTGACTACACACCAAAGAACTGTAAGAGAAATATGtgttaccattaaaaaaataattcagatgttaaaacttttgaaaggaaaaaaaatattaaagaatcataagatttacttcctataaacttttgagacaaaacaaaatgtaaatGATTACacaatagataaatataaaaagaaatatgtGTTACcattaaaagaataattcagatattaaaacttttgaaagaccaaaaaatattaaagaatcataagatttacttcctataaatttttgaaacaaaacaaaatgtatatgattacacaatagagaaattaaaaaaaaaaaaattttgattaccttcaaaagaataatacatggtataatcattgaaatttgctaaacaggtttaaatattgcaaaaactaacacaaattcagatgttaaaactttcaaaatgccccatatatataattaaagaataagttattgaaaaattcaaaaaatatgactattcaaaagagaaatataagaaaaagtaaaaagtacatgaacacataaagcaataagttttaaatATTAACGGGAAACtttaaatgatgaaaaaaaatcatatatagtCATAGGCATAGGGTTTGGTGGTTCATGTACAAaaatcactttttaaaaaatatatgaaaaaccataaaataaattttttttttttttttaacaaagtagaggaaaagaaaataacagaAAAAGAGCTCATACCTCTAGTGgctgtaaaaataaataaataagggttTGCACTGCTTTTATAGTGTTTATGATTAACTTtacaaatttggagataaattatcaatgtttgagtttgagtttaagttggacttattaAAGAGATAGAGTTTTACTCTTTGTTAActtgatattattaattaaaaaaagttaaataattttgttttaaaaaatgataatgatgtggCAAGTTTTGGAAAGctcaataaaaagttaaatgtttcagttttatatatatattaacaaataattaatgaaaGTGAGCTCCCAAACAcgctaaaattttgaattataaccGGGgttaaattttgaagaaaaattttattatattgtttaataTTAAGTCATTAACAAATAACTAATGAAGATGGAAGTTGACGTTACATTGACATTTATATAGATGTGTAGAGTACAGGTAAAACTAACACCAATATTGGTTTTTTTGTAACGAACGCATAaagcaataagttttaaatATTAACAGGAAACtttaaatgatgaaaaaaaatcatatacagTCATAGGCATAGGGTTTGGTGGTTCGTGTACAAaaatcactttttaaaaaatacatgaaaaaccataaaataatttttttttttttttttaacaaagtagaggaaaagaaaataacagaAAAAGAGCTCATACCTCTAGTGgctgtaaaaataaataaataaataaataagggttTGCACTGCTTTTATAGTGTTTATGATTAACTTTACAAATTTGGAGATAGATTATCaacgtttgagtttgagtttaagtcgGACTTATTAAAGAGATAGAGTTTTACTCCTTGTTAActtgatattattaattaaaaaaagttaaataattttgttttaaaaaatgataatgatgtggCAAGTTTTGGAAAGCTCAATAAAAAGTCAAatgtttcggttttatatatatatatatatatattaacaaataattaatgaaaGTGAGCTCCCAAACAcgctaaaattttgaattgtaaccggggaaaaattttgaagaaaatttttattatattgtttaataTTAAGTCATTAACAAATAACTAATGAAGATGGAAGTTGACCTGACATTGACATTTATATAGCTTTGTAGAGTACGGGTAAAACTAACACCAATATTGGTTTTTTTGTGATggtgtatatatttttaaatttctatagTGTTTGTTTTTGAATGGATTAGTAACTTATGAGAGGAGTGATTGTAAAAGGAGTCTCGTATATATTTAatggaaagaaataaattagatttaaaaattataaataaaaaatgctgacatggaaaattgtggaaattTCAGAGACTTCAGttttatatacttatatagattaaaaaacaatttcttaacttcccttatttagcttacTGTGAAATAAagctattttccaaaaaaaaaatagtagaaacccatctctaaaaataagtcatactttttatgttgactaaagataattttcctttaattcattttttataatattactaaacactagaaaatagggaaaactatctttatagaatatttttcatcaaaacaaaCATGGCATTACTATTGTATAGTACTATATTGTAACTCTaatattgttttgtttcaaCTGAGTTTTTGATGATTATGTAGTATAAGACAAACGATGTTAAAAAAACGACGCGTCGTCTTATCACGTTAATGTAGTTTTTGTACTTACGTACAAAGTCCAATTCGTGTTCTTTAAATCAAACGACTAACAACATAAAtggaagacttttttttttaagaatctaatTGGAAGGCTATAGGACTCTGTTTCACATCAAAAAATTTAGCACCATATAAACAAccacaatttttgtcataactATCCATGTGGttgactaaagatagttttcttttaactcattttttataatgctaccaaacactgaaaaatagggaaaactatctttatacaATATTTTCCATCGAAACAAATAGAGAGTTACTATTGTATAGTACTATATTGTAACTCTAATGTTGTTTTGTTTCAGCTGAGTTTTTGATGATTATGTAGTATAAGACGAACGATGTTAAAAAAACGACACATCATCTTGTTGCGTTGATGCAATTTTTGTAGTTACGTACAAAGTCCAATTTGTGTTCTTTAAATCAAACCACAGGCAACATAAAtggaagacttttttttttttttaagaatctaatTGGAAGGCTATAGGACTCTATTTCACATCAAAAATTTTAGCACCACATAAACAACCACAATTTTTGTCATACCTATCCATGTGGTAGACTGTGAGTGACAGGTTCATGTGAAAATGACAAGCAACTAATTACAATTTCCAAGTAGAATAGTTGTGGTTAAAATTGTGACTTTTTATATGGTACTAAAATTACTCATTTGATATTTTCACAGCTTTTTAGTCACTTAAtacattttattgaaaaaataaataaaagggtaGTTGGAATTTTGGAATCCGTCAAATATGTTTTGCCCATATGtattcttaaaaatttatattttagaatAGAAGTTGGATCCAccaaaatgaatattttatttttgcattttact contains these protein-coding regions:
- the LOC126718131 gene encoding sphingosine-1-phosphate lyase isoform X1 produces the protein MDSSSLKSFLISFRASANSFLSQYEPLALLLAPLLAFFVACTLHSFLTLLHQRGLKATLVGFFMTLIKLVPGVKNYIDAEKQKVVDKLQSGGKSKRAAWRTELPRAGLGVGVIEKMKDEKRNDVAWQGKCSGTVYIGGNESEGHFSVINEACSMFAHTNPLHLDVFQSVVRFEAEVVAMTAALLGSQEKGSGGQICGNMTSGGTESILLAVKSSRDYMKTKKGITKPEMIIPESAHSAYDKAAQYFNIKLWRVPVNKEFQADVKAIRRRINRNTIFIVGSAPGFPHGIIDPIEDLGELATSFGICLHVDLCLGGFVLPFARKLGYPIPPFDFTIKGVTSISVDVHKYGLAPKGTSVVLYKNHDIRKHQFVAVTEWSGGLYVSPTIAGSRPGGLIAGAWAAMMSLGEEGYLENTKKIMEVSKRLQKGIEEIPELFIIGRPDMTIVAFGSNVVDIFEVNDTMSSKGWHLNALQRPNSIHMCLTLQHVPIVEEFLRDLTESVKTVKENPGPISGGLAPVYGAAGKMPDRGMIQELLVNYMDGTC
- the LOC126718131 gene encoding sphingosine-1-phosphate lyase isoform X2, whose amino-acid sequence is MKDEKRNDVAWQGKCSGTVYIGGNESEGHFSVINEACSMFAHTNPLHLDVFQSVVRFEAEVVAMTAALLGSQEKGSGGQICGNMTSGGTESILLAVKSSRDYMKTKKGITKPEMIIPESAHSAYDKAAQYFNIKLWRVPVNKEFQADVKAIRRRINRNTIFIVGSAPGFPHGIIDPIEDLGELATSFGICLHVDLCLGGFVLPFARKLGYPIPPFDFTIKGVTSISVDVHKYGLAPKGTSVVLYKNHDIRKHQFVAVTEWSGGLYVSPTIAGSRPGGLIAGAWAAMMSLGEEGYLENTKKIMEVSKRLQKGIEEIPELFIIGRPDMTIVAFGSNVVDIFEVNDTMSSKGWHLNALQRPNSIHMCLTLQHVPIVEEFLRDLTESVKTVKENPGPISGGLAPVYGAAGKMPDRGMIQELLVNYMDGTC
- the LOC126718131 gene encoding sphingosine-1-phosphate lyase isoform X3, coding for MFWYIGGNESEGHFSVINEACSMFAHTNPLHLDVFQSVVRFEAEVVAMTAALLGSQEKGSGGQICGNMTSGGTESILLAVKSSRDYMKTKKGITKPEMIIPESAHSAYDKAAQYFNIKLWRVPVNKEFQADVKAIRRRINRNTIFIVGSAPGFPHGIIDPIEDLGELATSFGICLHVDLCLGGFVLPFARKLGYPIPPFDFTIKGVTSISVDVHKYGLAPKGTSVVLYKNHDIRKHQFVAVTEWSGGLYVSPTIAGSRPGGLIAGAWAAMMSLGEEGYLENTKKIMEVSKRLQKGIEEIPELFIIGRPDMTIVAFGSNVVDIFEVNDTMSSKGWHLNALQRPNSIHMCLTLQHVPIVEEFLRDLTESVKTVKENPGPISGGLAPVYGAAGKMPDRGMIQELLVNYMDGTC